Proteins found in one Melospiza georgiana isolate bMelGeo1 chromosome 1, bMelGeo1.pri, whole genome shotgun sequence genomic segment:
- the HYCC1 gene encoding hyccin, giving the protein MLAVDTGVVEEWLSEFKTLPEASISSYATSLKDKTALISSLYKVIQEPQSELLEPVCHQLFEFYRSGEEQLLRFTLQFLPELMWCYLAVSASRDLQSSGCIEALLLGVYNLEIVDKEGHNKVLSFTIPSLSKPSVYHEPSSIGSMALTEGALSQHGLSRVVYSGPHPQREMLTAQNRFEVLTFLLLCYNAALSYMPAMSLQSLCQISSRICVCGYPRQQVRKYKGVNSRIPVSSEFMVQMLTGIYYAFYNGEWDLARKAMDDVLYRAQLELYPEPLLVANAIKASLPQGAMKSSKEGTRCIQVEITPTSSRISRNAVTSMSIRGHRWKRRDNSDLAIEEELIEVSETDEGFYSRATSGTSQSALSNSSTMSSKSLLGKSLRRSGGSKSGGKEKEGETCREHLSRKQTQRAMSENLELVSLKRLTLTTSQSLPKPGSHSLARTTTTVFSKSFEQVSGVPVPNNRGGVSGTEANRYSACSLQEEKLIYGTERTDLPILSKQPNQQRPPSISITLSTD; this is encoded by the exons ATGTTAGCTGTGGATACTGGGGTTGTGGAGGAGTGGTTATCAGAGTTCAAG acacTGCCAGAAGCATCCATATCCAGCTATGCTACCAGCTTGAAAGACAAGACTGCTTTGATTTCATCTCTTTACAAAGTAATTCAGGAGCCACAGAGTGAA CTTCTGGAGCCAGTTTGCCACCAGCTCTTTGAGTTCTACCGCAGCGGTGAGGAGCAATTGCTGCGCTTTACGCTGCAGTTCCTGCCAGAATTGATGTGGTGCTATCTTGCTGTctcagccagcagggatttgcaGAGCAGTGGATGCATAGAGGCTCTTCTCCTAGGAGTTTATAACTTG GAGATAGTTGACAAAGAGGGACATAACAAAGTGCTGAGTTTCACAATTCCATCTTTGTCCAAACCTTCTGTCTATCATGAA cctTCCAGCATTGGCTCCATGGCTCTCACTGAAGGAGCTCTGTCACAGCACGGTTTGTCCAGGGTTGTGTACAGTGGACCTCATCCTCAGAGGGAGATGCTGACAGCCCAGAACAG GTTTGAAGTGCTGACTTTCCTTCTGCTCTGTTACAATGCTGCCTTAAGCTACATGCCTGCAATGTCTCTTCAGTCATTGTGTCAAATTTCCTCAAG AATTTGTGTCTGTGGATATCCTCGCCAACAAGTGAGAAAGTACAAGGGAGTCAACAGTAGGATTCCAGTTTCATCTGAATTCATGGTCCAAATGCTAACAGGGATCTATTATGCCTt TTATAATGGAGAATGGGATCTGGCTCGAAAAGCAATGGATGATGTTTTGTATAGAGCACAGCTTGAGCTGTATCCAGAACCTCTGCTG GTTGCTAATGCAATAAAAGCTTCATTGCCTCAGGGTGCCATGAAATCTAGTAAAGAAGGTACAAGATGCATTCAGGTTGAGATAACACCTACTTCATCCAGAATATCAAGGAATGCTGTGACTAGCATGTCTATAAGAGGGCATAGATGGAAAAGGCGTG ATAATTCTGACTTAGCAATTGAAGAAGAACTGATAGAAGTATCTGAAACCGATGAAGGGTTTTACTCTAGGGCTACTTCTGGAACAAGTCAGTCTGCCCTGTCTAACAGCAGCACCATGAGCAGCAAGAGCCTCTTAGGGAAGAGCCTACGAAGGTCTGGAGGAAGCAAAtctggaggaaaagaaaaagaaggagaaaccTGCAGAGAGCATTTGTCACGGAAACAAACTCAGAGAGCCATGAGTGAGAATCTAGAGCTTGTCTCTCTGAAGAGACTGACACTGACAACCAGTCAGTCCCTGCCTAAGCCTGGCAGCCATAGCCTGGCCAGAACGACCACCACTGTGTTTAGTAAATCCTTTGAACAGGTCAGTGGTGTCCCAGTTCCAAATAATCGTGGTGGTGTCTCTGGTACAGAGGCAAACAGGTATTCAGCTTGCAGtcttcaggaggaaaaattgaTATATGGAACAGAAAGAACAGATCTTCCTATTTTAAGCAAACAACCTAATCAGCAGCGACCTCCCAGTATTAGCATAACTTTGTCAACAGATTGA